A portion of the Candidatus Bathyarchaeota archaeon genome contains these proteins:
- a CDS encoding SEC59/DGK1/VTE5 family protein, with the protein MFSKVFANVLLMLLCYVYILLIIFVSSKMDKPLHISQKASRKFLHAMIGNLPFIIPFFTSNIYPALVAAPFILVTFFASPYSPFENVGKRLKGLVDITEEGHHLGLIFYAVSYTLLALFFASQPYVIAAGILPMAYGDSVAAIVGERHGRRRYKLVADKSLEGSAAMFSASFLSLTISLILFSALYPFSVFEKIFPALAAATVATLVESFSPTGFDNLTVPAFSALTFLLLSGGI; encoded by the coding sequence ATGTTTAGCAAAGTTTTCGCGAATGTTCTTCTGATGCTTCTCTGCTATGTTTACATATTGCTCATAATCTTCGTCTCAAGCAAAATGGATAAACCTTTACATATCTCGCAAAAGGCTTCTCGTAAGTTCTTACACGCAATGATTGGAAACCTTCCATTCATTATCCCATTTTTCACATCGAATATTTATCCAGCTCTGGTTGCTGCTCCATTCATATTGGTAACGTTTTTTGCGTCGCCTTACTCTCCGTTTGAGAATGTTGGCAAAAGGTTGAAGGGACTTGTAGATATAACTGAGGAAGGTCATCATTTAGGACTTATTTTTTACGCTGTTTCCTACACTCTTCTAGCATTGTTCTTCGCTTCTCAGCCATACGTTATTGCTGCGGGCATTTTGCCTATGGCTTATGGCGATAGTGTAGCTGCAATAGTGGGTGAAAGACACGGCAGAAGAAGATACAAACTTGTTGCAGACAAAAGTCTAGAAGGTTCAGCAGCAATGTTTTCTGCCAGTTTTCTCAGTCTTACAATTAGCCTAATTCTCTTTTCTGCTCTATATCCATTTTCAGTTTTTGAAAAAATATTTCCAGCTCTTGCAGCCGCCACCGTAGCAACCTTGGTTGAAAGTTTTTCACCCACGGGTTTTGACAATTTAACCGTGCCA